The genomic region CCACTAATCTTCACAGTGCATCGAGGATACGCACTCTTGCAGGCATTTTATTCATCTGACTGGCCAAGCCAGATAGAATGGATAGGAGGTCATTCGAGTACCTCTATACGTGTCAGCGATGACGTCATTATATCTGCTATGGATACTGCTGTCGAGTTCCTCCAGAACTGTTTAGGCGAGCAACGGCAGGACCTTGGTCCAAGTATTAGCTGTCAAGAGGTGAAATGGAGTGCCTAGACCCGGTTCTGGGAGAAGTATTGACAGCCAAGCCTATCAGGAGCTAATCCGGGCTGCCAACGAGATATGTGGAATGATGCAACTGCTTCCCGAGGAGGAGAGAAGGCGTCCATTACAGTTCTGCGGATACATTACTGAGTTGCTCAGCTCAGCTCCTTCTCTGAGGAACTCTCTAGCTCAATCAGTGATTTCGTCGAGAACCTATTTCGAGATTCTCTACCTTGTGGGCCGGTATGGGCCAGAGCTGCGGCAAATTGCTCGCAAAAAGCTACATCCTCGGGATAGGAGAAGACTAGAGAAGAACCTTAACCGCGTCGATGCGCTAGCTAAGCGAGCCGTTGCGGAGCTCTTAGCGGAGTCCTCTAGTATCGCAAGGATAGATGAAAGTGTAGGGAAGGCTCTAAGCTATATACGTGAGCACACACTACGTGCCCTAAGGAGTCTCGGTTATCGCGTCATAACGCTCCGCGCACATACGGTCACGAGGCTCATAGTTGGTAAGCCGCCCATTAACATTGATTCAGTTTTCGAATATGGGACAGCACTACACCCAGTGCTGGGTATACCGTATATACCGGCTTCAAGCATTAAGGGCGCTTTTCGAGCATTCATTGAGACCTCAGGATATACATGCAACACGTATACTCTTGAAGAATTTGTGGCAAAGGCATTTGGCTCCAAGGAGGGAA from Pyrofollis japonicus harbors:
- the cmr6 gene encoding type III-B CRISPR module RAMP protein Cmr6, which codes for MPRPGSGRSIDSQAYQELIRAANEICGMMQLLPEEERRRPLQFCGYITELLSSAPSLRNSLAQSVISSRTYFEILYLVGRYGPELRQIARKKLHPRDRRRLEKNLNRVDALAKRAVAELLAESSSIARIDESVGKALSYIREHTLRALRSLGYRVITLRAHTVTRLIVGKPPINIDSVFEYGTALHPVLGIPYIPASSIKGAFRAFIETSGYTCNTYTLEEFVAKAFGSKEGKGSIIFTDAFPIPQGRGLLIELDVTTPIYGDGSPDPRIREHEARPVPVIYPTVARGLRFFLAIGLGPSIGNECMKAVTEWVSKLFVEGIGAKTTLSYGVLQPNEIRIESD